A DNA window from Pseudomonas tohonis contains the following coding sequences:
- a CDS encoding xanthine dehydrogenase family protein molybdopterin-binding subunit, translating to MSNRELSRRAFLQGSVIAGIGITLAPLGSKAFAALFEDRVTASPQPWYTPGGQARARIDGVSKACGAKVFARDIRAKDMPGWPERQGHALLIKATRADHLYAGLDLSMLGDELKPDRLVTAADLARDGIGFPEGHNLDPFLPEGQVPMFIGHPVALLIWTDFDRYRRAKNILKFNEKVVRYGAKAELYQADPYGSFRFVRVGGETPFEPDVFSSLKDSMLFPIIRQRKPVWSQQAKINGDLTQQGLYYAERMEQQLKAPPEDWLVFDERFTTQSIEPAALEADNGNGWYDAESGTLHFVVATQCPFEVAEQTAHMLAPSRFKVAKLNLHPGYTVGYGSKDNNIFVFYAALAAMYGEGVPVRLANDRYEQFQSGIKRHPFDMHYQLAVNKQDHSFQIFRAHMDVDGGGRANYSSSVAAVGATAAQSIYYLPQSDLAATAYHSRGVEAGSMRGYGTLQTMAATEMMVDEVAGRLGLDAIDLRKKNVFKTGMKNTQGAIPAGALRLDEILDKAAQHEIWRTRAERKKRFDAEDPDNLYGVGFAMCQKDFGTGSEAPLASLEITADGRVLLRHVAIDMGTGMATSQALLAADHLGQPAHEIKTGETDWHELGLVTSGNPYIISQADQDAALKNPRWVGKLASPSSATNSAYYSGHATREAARILFNHGLWPAALSIWGRGEYNGSLNPYVVRREDAHWKDGALSAGGMPPIPFELLARKAHDLGLITGASVHGFNRWKWASAEFEINGVRESLPLDAVAVKYGTGADAGKRALMTRNGYHLLDRVSVSYPETQLNNAMVTYYSPVATLVEIKVNKGSGEARVINHHSWMECGRVIVPELVLGQLEGGIAMGIGHALMEEMPLYEGGPGEGTWNFNRYQLPRAKDVAVWSQTAEILPPLSPSDPAKGIAEVVMIPVVGAIVNAVAHATGKRLRDLPLTPARIKEALHG from the coding sequence ATGTCCAACCGTGAGTTATCCCGACGCGCCTTCCTGCAGGGCAGCGTCATCGCAGGTATCGGCATCACGCTGGCACCGCTGGGCAGCAAGGCCTTTGCTGCATTGTTCGAAGACCGGGTCACCGCCTCGCCGCAGCCCTGGTACACGCCGGGCGGCCAGGCGCGAGCGCGCATCGACGGCGTCTCCAAGGCCTGCGGGGCCAAGGTCTTCGCCCGTGACATCCGCGCCAAGGACATGCCCGGCTGGCCCGAGCGCCAGGGCCACGCGCTGCTGATCAAGGCGACCCGCGCCGATCACCTCTACGCCGGCCTGGACCTGTCCATGCTCGGCGACGAGCTCAAGCCCGATCGCCTGGTCACCGCGGCGGACCTCGCCCGTGACGGCATCGGCTTCCCCGAAGGCCACAACCTCGACCCCTTCCTGCCGGAAGGCCAGGTGCCGATGTTCATCGGCCACCCGGTGGCACTGCTGATCTGGACCGACTTCGATCGCTACCGCCGGGCGAAGAACATCCTCAAGTTCAACGAGAAGGTGGTGCGCTACGGCGCCAAGGCCGAGCTGTACCAGGCCGACCCTTACGGCAGCTTCCGCTTCGTGCGCGTCGGCGGCGAGACGCCCTTCGAGCCGGACGTGTTCTCCAGCCTCAAGGACAGCATGCTGTTCCCCATCATCCGCCAGCGCAAACCGGTGTGGAGCCAGCAGGCCAAGATCAACGGCGACCTGACCCAGCAGGGCCTGTACTACGCCGAGCGCATGGAGCAGCAGCTCAAGGCGCCGCCAGAGGACTGGCTGGTGTTCGACGAGCGCTTCACCACCCAGTCCATCGAGCCGGCGGCCCTTGAGGCCGACAACGGCAACGGCTGGTACGACGCCGAGAGCGGCACCCTGCACTTCGTGGTCGCCACCCAGTGCCCCTTCGAGGTGGCCGAGCAGACCGCGCATATGCTGGCGCCGTCGCGCTTCAAGGTGGCCAAGCTCAACCTGCACCCCGGCTACACCGTGGGCTACGGCTCCAAGGACAACAACATCTTCGTCTTCTACGCCGCGCTCGCCGCGATGTACGGCGAAGGTGTGCCGGTGCGCCTGGCCAACGACCGCTACGAGCAGTTCCAGAGCGGCATCAAGCGCCACCCCTTCGACATGCACTACCAGCTGGCGGTGAACAAGCAGGACCACAGCTTCCAGATCTTCCGCGCGCACATGGACGTCGATGGCGGCGGCCGCGCCAACTACAGCTCCTCGGTGGCGGCGGTCGGCGCCACGGCGGCGCAGTCCATCTACTACCTGCCGCAGAGCGACCTGGCCGCCACCGCGTACCATTCGCGCGGCGTCGAGGCCGGCTCTATGCGCGGCTATGGCACCCTGCAGACCATGGCCGCCACCGAGATGATGGTGGACGAGGTGGCCGGCCGCCTGGGCCTGGACGCCATCGATCTGCGCAAGAAGAACGTCTTCAAGACCGGCATGAAGAACACCCAGGGTGCGATTCCCGCCGGCGCGCTGCGCCTCGACGAGATCCTCGACAAGGCCGCCCAGCACGAGATCTGGCGCACCCGCGCGGAGCGCAAGAAGCGCTTCGACGCCGAGGACCCGGACAACCTCTACGGCGTCGGCTTCGCCATGTGCCAGAAGGACTTCGGCACCGGCTCCGAGGCGCCCCTGGCGAGCCTGGAGATCACCGCCGACGGCCGCGTGCTGCTGCGCCACGTGGCCATCGACATGGGCACCGGCATGGCCACCTCCCAGGCGCTGCTGGCCGCCGATCACCTGGGCCAGCCGGCCCACGAGATCAAGACCGGCGAGACCGACTGGCACGAGCTGGGCCTGGTCACCAGCGGCAACCCCTACATCATCAGCCAGGCCGACCAGGACGCCGCGCTGAAGAACCCGCGCTGGGTGGGCAAGCTGGCCTCGCCGTCCTCGGCCACCAACTCCGCCTACTACTCCGGCCACGCAACCCGCGAGGCCGCGCGCATCCTCTTCAACCACGGCCTGTGGCCGGCGGCGCTGAGCATCTGGGGCCGCGGCGAGTACAACGGATCGCTCAACCCCTACGTGGTGCGCCGCGAGGACGCCCACTGGAAGGACGGCGCCCTGAGCGCCGGCGGCATGCCGCCGATCCCCTTCGAGCTGCTGGCCAGGAAGGCCCACGACCTGGGCCTGATCACGGGTGCCAGCGTGCACGGCTTCAACCGCTGGAAGTGGGCCTCGGCCGAGTTCGAGATCAACGGCGTGCGCGAGAGCCTGCCGCTGGACGCGGTGGCGGTGAAGTACGGCACCGGTGCCGACGCAGGCAAGCGCGCCCTGATGACCCGCAACGGCTACCACCTGCTGGACCGCGTGTCGGTCAGCTACCCGGAAACCCAGCTCAACAACGCCATGGTCACCTACTACAGCCCGGTGGCCACCCTGGTGGAGATCAAGGTCAACAAGGGCAGTGGCGAGGCCCGGGTGATCAACCACCATTCCTGGATGGAGTGCGGCCGGGTGATCGTTCCCGAGCTGGTGCTCGGCCAGCTGGAAGGCGGCATCGCCATGGGCATCGGCCACGCGCTGATGGAGGAGATGCCGCTCTACGAAGGGGGCCCGGGCGAGGGCACCTGGAACTTCAACCGCTACCAGCTGCCCCGCGCGAAGGATGTCGCCGTGTGGTCGCAGACGGCGGAGATCCTGCCGCCGCTGTCGCCCAGCGACCCGGCCAAGGGCATCGCCGAAGTGGTGATGATCCCCGTGGTCGGCGCCATCGTGAACGCCGTGGCCCATGCCACCGGCAAGCGCCTGCGCGACCTTCCCCTGACTCCGGCCCGCATCAAGGAGGCCCTCCATGGCTAA
- a CDS encoding (2Fe-2S)-binding protein — translation MANRALSMNINGQAVGPIEVADDLMMIDFLHEYLNLTGSRLGCGQGVCHACVAILDKPDGTSEEIRTCITGAHFFAGKNVRTIEGHAKRDAKGEVSELNPIQQKFVDQFAFQCSYCTPGYVNAATVLVEKLQRQPVKRSELETEIDNALGKHICRCTGYVRYYSAARDVVEELGLVKEG, via the coding sequence ATGGCTAACCGCGCGCTCAGCATGAACATCAACGGCCAGGCCGTCGGCCCCATCGAGGTGGCGGACGACCTGATGATGATCGACTTCCTCCACGAGTACCTGAACCTCACCGGCTCGCGCCTGGGCTGCGGCCAGGGCGTGTGCCACGCCTGCGTGGCCATCCTCGACAAGCCCGACGGCACCAGCGAGGAGATCCGCACCTGCATCACCGGTGCGCATTTCTTCGCCGGCAAGAACGTGCGCACCATCGAAGGCCACGCCAAGCGCGACGCCAAGGGCGAGGTGAGCGAGCTCAACCCGATCCAGCAGAAGTTCGTCGACCAGTTCGCCTTCCAGTGCAGCTACTGCACCCCGGGCTACGTCAACGCCGCCACCGTGCTGGTGGAGAAGCTGCAGCGCCAGCCGGTGAAGCGCAGCGAGCTGGAGACCGAGATCGACAACGCCCTCGGCAAGCACATCTGCCGCTGCACCGGTTACGTCCGCTACTACAGCGCCGCGCGCGATGTGGTCGAGGAACTGGGTCTGGTGAAGGAAGGTTGA
- a CDS encoding cytochrome c, with the protein MKRLLIAAALLLPLAATAAPEAPADKALIERGRYISRAADCVACHSIEGSAPYAGGLPLESPFGTIYGTNISPDKEHGIGNYTADDLYRALTQGEKPDGSKLYPAMPYTSYHLITREDSDALYAYLMSREPIPKASPQTSLTFPFNLRFGLAFWNMLYKNRVQMQPAEGKSEEWQRGQYLVEALGHCGECHTPRNALGALQQDQRMEGGVLLGYLAPSLKAEALAARGWTTDDLATFLKHGISAQGTVFNEMYPVLHHSLQYLPEVDHQAMAVFLMGDQPPAPATIATRPLAELTASAQAGRQEYLNLCAGCHGAQGQGIPHVAVAMAGNTTLRQEDSRNLLRVIDDGIREQQFTGFERMQPMPGFQHDLDDERMRDLLNYLRQTWGGSPGDIGMESVSQLRSEKVH; encoded by the coding sequence ATGAAACGACTGCTGATCGCCGCCGCTCTGCTCCTGCCCCTGGCCGCCACCGCCGCGCCCGAAGCACCGGCCGACAAGGCCCTGATCGAGCGCGGCCGCTACATTTCCCGCGCCGCCGACTGCGTGGCCTGCCACAGCATCGAGGGCAGTGCCCCCTATGCCGGCGGCCTGCCGCTGGAGTCGCCCTTCGGCACCATCTACGGCACCAACATCAGCCCGGACAAGGAGCACGGCATCGGCAACTACACCGCCGATGACCTCTACCGTGCGCTGACCCAGGGCGAGAAGCCCGACGGCAGCAAGCTCTACCCGGCGATGCCCTACACCTCCTACCACCTCATCACCCGTGAGGACTCCGACGCCCTCTACGCCTACCTGATGAGCCGCGAGCCGATCCCCAAGGCGAGCCCGCAGACCAGCTTGACCTTCCCGTTCAACCTGCGCTTCGGCCTGGCCTTCTGGAACATGCTCTACAAGAACCGCGTGCAGATGCAGCCGGCGGAGGGCAAGAGCGAGGAATGGCAGCGCGGCCAGTACCTGGTGGAAGCCCTCGGCCACTGCGGCGAGTGCCACACCCCGCGCAACGCGCTCGGCGCGCTGCAGCAGGACCAGCGCATGGAGGGCGGCGTACTGCTGGGCTACCTGGCGCCGAGCCTGAAGGCCGAGGCGCTGGCCGCGCGCGGCTGGACCACCGACGACCTGGCGACCTTCCTCAAGCACGGCATCAGCGCCCAGGGCACGGTGTTCAACGAGATGTACCCGGTGCTGCACCACAGCCTGCAATACCTGCCGGAGGTGGATCACCAGGCCATGGCGGTATTCCTCATGGGCGACCAGCCGCCGGCCCCGGCAACCATCGCCACCCGCCCGCTGGCCGAGCTGACCGCCAGCGCCCAGGCCGGTCGCCAGGAGTACCTGAACCTCTGCGCCGGCTGCCACGGCGCGCAAGGGCAGGGCATCCCCCACGTGGCGGTGGCCATGGCCGGCAACACCACCTTGCGCCAGGAGGATTCGCGCAACCTCCTGCGGGTGATCGACGACGGCATCCGCGAACAGCAGTTCACCGGCTTTGAGCGGATGCAGCCGATGCCGGGCTTCCAGCACGATCTTGATGACGAGCGGATGCGTGATCTGCTCAACTACCTGCGCCAGACCTGGGGAGGATCGCCCGGGGACATCGGTATGGAGAGCGTCTCCCAACTGCGAAGCGAAAAGGTTCACTGA
- a CDS encoding XdhC family protein: MQHLDLIVVRKALEWSRAGQRVWLCTVLSTYGSAPRAPGSLLAANEAGQWVGSLSGGCVEDDFLERVAAGAFPEPLALVRYGDGSDERSKISLPCGGVLDVLVENLPADCEVQAHLRELESALAGQRRLLREIRIDDGSRSLREDREQGARVERDEQVIRLRVGAAQRLLLAGYSSVAQVCAEFAQPLGFEVVLCDPREEVLDGVELPGVEVRRELPSEVIRSGGCHADTAVVALTHDPRIDDLAMIEAVRTEAFYIGVMGSMATSAKRRERLRRVGGLSEADMARIIAPIGLNLGSKTPAEIALAVLADILRVRNAIPRERV; the protein is encoded by the coding sequence ATGCAACACCTCGACCTCATCGTCGTGCGCAAGGCCCTCGAATGGTCCCGGGCCGGCCAGCGTGTCTGGCTCTGTACCGTGCTTTCCACCTACGGCTCGGCGCCCCGTGCGCCGGGTTCGCTGCTGGCCGCCAACGAGGCGGGGCAGTGGGTGGGGTCGTTGTCCGGCGGCTGCGTCGAGGATGATTTCCTCGAACGCGTCGCCGCAGGCGCCTTCCCCGAGCCGCTGGCGCTGGTGCGCTACGGCGACGGCAGCGATGAGCGTTCGAAGATCAGCCTGCCCTGCGGCGGGGTCCTGGATGTGCTGGTGGAGAACCTGCCGGCCGATTGCGAGGTGCAGGCGCACCTGCGCGAGCTGGAAAGCGCCCTGGCCGGGCAGCGCCGGCTGCTGCGGGAGATCCGCATCGATGACGGCAGCCGCTCCCTGCGGGAGGATCGCGAGCAGGGCGCCCGGGTGGAGCGCGACGAGCAGGTGATCCGCCTGCGCGTGGGCGCCGCCCAGCGTCTGTTGCTGGCCGGGTATTCCTCGGTGGCGCAGGTGTGCGCCGAGTTCGCCCAGCCGCTGGGCTTCGAGGTGGTGCTCTGCGACCCCCGCGAGGAGGTGCTCGATGGCGTCGAGCTGCCGGGCGTCGAGGTGCGCCGTGAACTGCCTTCCGAGGTGATCCGCAGCGGCGGCTGCCACGCCGACACCGCCGTGGTGGCGCTGACCCACGACCCGCGCATCGACGACCTGGCGATGATCGAGGCGGTGCGCACCGAGGCCTTCTACATCGGCGTGATGGGCTCGATGGCCACCAGCGCCAAGCGCCGGGAGCGCCTGCGCCGCGTGGGCGGCCTGAGCGAAGCGGACATGGCCCGCATCATCGCCCCCATCGGCCTGAACCTGGGCAGCAAGACCCCGGCGGAGATCGCCCTGGCGGTGCTCGCCGACATCCTGCGGGTGCGCAATGCGATTCCGCGCGAGCGGGTCTAG
- a CDS encoding nucleotidyltransferase family protein, with the protein MPHVIALILAAGRGTRFGSDKRQARLADGRTLLAASVERARAVFDEVRVVLRPEDDPAALGLPAACPVIRCADADQGMGHSLAAGARGLSTAPGDALAVLLGDMPWLAEATLRELLARADARRILFPLHQGQRGHPVIFGRAFWPELERLQGDEGARAVLAAHREAWLALEVDDPGVVLDVDTPQALDTGQVERP; encoded by the coding sequence ATGCCCCATGTCATCGCCCTGATCCTCGCCGCCGGCCGTGGCACCCGCTTCGGCAGCGACAAGCGCCAGGCGCGCCTGGCCGACGGGCGCACCCTGCTGGCGGCCAGCGTGGAGCGGGCGCGGGCGGTGTTCGACGAGGTGCGGGTGGTGCTGCGCCCGGAGGACGACCCGGCGGCGCTGGGCCTGCCCGCCGCTTGCCCGGTCATCCGCTGCGCGGACGCCGACCAGGGCATGGGCCACAGCCTGGCTGCCGGTGCGCGCGGGTTATCCACAGCCCCGGGCGATGCCCTGGCGGTGTTGCTGGGCGACATGCCCTGGCTGGCCGAGGCCACCCTGCGCGAGCTGCTGGCGCGGGCCGACGCCCGGCGCATCCTGTTTCCGCTGCACCAGGGCCAGCGTGGCCACCCGGTGATCTTCGGCCGGGCCTTCTGGCCCGAGCTCGAACGCCTCCAGGGCGACGAGGGCGCCCGGGCGGTGCTCGCCGCCCATCGCGAGGCCTGGTTGGCGCTGGAGGTGGACGACCCCGGCGTGGTGCTGGACGTGGATACGCCCCAGGCCCTTGATACGGGACAGGTGGAAAGGCCGTAG
- a CDS encoding cytochrome ubiquinol oxidase subunit I, whose protein sequence is MFGLEALDLARIQFAFTISFHIIFPAITIGLASYLAVLEGLWLKTNREVYRDLYHFWSKIFAVNFGMGVVSGLVMAYQFGTNWSAFSDFAGSVTGPLLTYEVLTAFFLEAGFLGVMLFGWNRVGPGLHFFSTVMVAIGTLISTFWILASNSWMQTPQGFEIVDGRVIPTDWFAVIFNPSFPYRLAHMATAAFLATAFFVGSSAAWHLLRGRDNPAIRQMLSMAMWMALLVAPVQAFIGDMHGLNTLEHQPAKIAAIEGHWENPPGEATPLILFGWPDMEREETRFKVEIPYLGSLILTHSLDKQVPALKEFPKEDRPNSTIVFWSFRIMVALGLLMILVGVWSLWLRWRGGLFSSRPFLHLCLWMGPSGLIAILAGWFTTEIGRQPWVVYGLMRTADASSNHSFAQMSLTLIMFVVVYFAVFGAGFSYLLRLVRKGPKTDEGKEQGIGGPGQKRTPARPISAADENMEDDDNSGDDLGARN, encoded by the coding sequence ATGTTCGGATTGGAGGCTCTTGATCTCGCCCGAATCCAGTTCGCCTTCACCATTTCCTTCCACATCATCTTTCCGGCCATCACCATCGGCCTGGCGAGTTACCTGGCGGTACTGGAAGGCTTGTGGCTGAAGACCAACCGGGAGGTCTACCGCGACCTCTATCACTTCTGGTCGAAGATTTTCGCCGTCAACTTCGGCATGGGCGTGGTGTCCGGCCTGGTGATGGCCTATCAGTTCGGCACCAACTGGAGCGCGTTCTCCGACTTCGCCGGCTCGGTCACCGGGCCGCTGCTGACCTATGAGGTGCTCACCGCGTTCTTCCTCGAAGCCGGCTTCCTCGGCGTGATGCTGTTCGGCTGGAACCGCGTCGGGCCGGGCCTGCACTTCTTCTCCACGGTGATGGTGGCCATCGGCACGCTGATCTCCACCTTCTGGATCCTGGCCTCCAACAGCTGGATGCAGACGCCCCAGGGCTTCGAGATCGTCGATGGCCGGGTGATCCCCACCGACTGGTTCGCGGTGATCTTCAACCCGTCCTTCCCCTATCGCCTGGCCCACATGGCCACCGCGGCCTTCCTCGCCACGGCGTTCTTCGTCGGCTCCTCGGCGGCCTGGCACCTGCTGCGCGGCCGGGACAACCCGGCGATCCGCCAGATGCTTTCCATGGCCATGTGGATGGCCCTGCTGGTGGCGCCGGTGCAGGCCTTCATCGGCGACATGCACGGCCTCAACACCCTGGAACACCAACCGGCGAAGATCGCCGCCATCGAGGGCCACTGGGAGAACCCGCCCGGCGAGGCCACGCCGCTGATCCTCTTCGGCTGGCCGGACATGGAGCGCGAGGAAACCCGCTTCAAGGTGGAGATCCCCTACCTGGGCAGCCTCATCCTCACCCACAGCCTGGACAAGCAGGTGCCGGCGCTGAAGGAGTTCCCCAAGGAAGACCGGCCCAACTCCACCATCGTCTTCTGGTCGTTCCGCATCATGGTCGCCCTGGGCCTGCTGATGATCCTGGTCGGCGTCTGGAGCCTGTGGCTGCGCTGGCGCGGCGGGCTGTTCAGCTCGCGGCCGTTCCTCCACCTGTGCCTGTGGATGGGGCCGTCCGGGCTGATCGCGATCCTCGCCGGCTGGTTCACCACCGAGATCGGCCGCCAGCCCTGGGTCGTGTACGGACTGATGCGCACCGCCGACGCCTCGTCGAACCACAGCTTCGCGCAGATGAGCCTCACCCTGATCATGTTCGTGGTGGTCTATTTCGCCGTGTTCGGCGCCGGCTTCAGCTACCTGCTGCGCCTGGTGCGCAAGGGGCCGAAGACCGACGAGGGCAAGGAGCAGGGCATCGGTGGTCCCGGCCAGAAACGTACGCCGGCGCGGCCCATCTCGGCGGCCGACGAGAATATGGAAGACGACGACAACTCGGGTGACGACCTGGGCGCGAGGAACTGA
- the cydB gene encoding cytochrome d ubiquinol oxidase subunit II, producing the protein MGIDLSLIWAIIIVFGVMMYVVMDGFDLGIGILFPFVKDDSERDVMMNTVAPVWDGNETWLVLGGAGLFAAFPLAYSVVLSALYLPLIFMLIGLVFRGVAFEFRFKAKEHKRHIWDKAFIGGSLAATFFQGVALGAFIEGIPVENRQFAGGGLDWLAPFPIFSGLGLVAAYALLGCTWLIMKTEGRLQEQMHDMARPLALVLLAVIGIVSIWTPLSHGEIAQRWFSLPNLFWFLPVPLLVLVTFFYLLRSVANYDNIKPFVLTLILIFLGYSGLGISLWPNIVPGSLSIWQAAAPPQSQGFALVGALFIIPFILVYTAWSYYVFRGKVTPDQGYH; encoded by the coding sequence ATGGGCATCGACCTTTCTCTGATCTGGGCGATCATCATCGTCTTCGGCGTGATGATGTACGTGGTGATGGACGGCTTCGACCTGGGCATCGGCATCCTCTTCCCCTTCGTCAAGGACGACTCCGAGCGCGACGTGATGATGAACACCGTCGCGCCGGTGTGGGACGGTAACGAGACCTGGCTGGTGCTGGGCGGGGCGGGCCTGTTCGCGGCCTTCCCGCTGGCCTACTCGGTGGTGCTCAGCGCGCTCTACCTGCCGCTGATCTTCATGCTCATCGGCCTGGTGTTCCGCGGCGTGGCCTTCGAGTTCCGCTTCAAGGCCAAGGAGCACAAGCGCCACATCTGGGACAAGGCCTTCATCGGCGGCTCCCTGGCGGCGACCTTCTTCCAGGGCGTGGCCCTGGGGGCCTTCATCGAGGGCATCCCCGTGGAGAACCGCCAGTTCGCCGGCGGCGGGCTGGACTGGCTGGCGCCGTTCCCGATCTTCAGCGGCCTGGGGCTGGTGGCGGCCTATGCGCTGCTCGGCTGCACCTGGCTGATCATGAAGACCGAAGGCCGCCTGCAGGAGCAGATGCACGACATGGCCCGGCCGCTGGCCCTGGTGCTGCTGGCGGTGATCGGCATCGTCAGCATCTGGACGCCCCTGTCCCACGGCGAGATCGCCCAGCGCTGGTTCAGCCTGCCCAACCTGTTCTGGTTCCTGCCGGTGCCGCTGCTGGTGCTGGTGACCTTCTTCTACCTGCTGCGATCGGTGGCGAACTACGACAACATCAAGCCCTTCGTGCTCACCCTGATCCTCATCTTCCTCGGCTACAGCGGCCTGGGAATCAGCCTCTGGCCGAACATCGTGCCGGGCTCGCTGAGCATCTGGCAGGCCGCCGCGCCGCCGCAGAGCCAGGGCTTCGCGCTGGTGGGGGCGCTGTTCATCATCCCCTTCATCCTCGTGTACACCGCCTGGAGCTACTACGTGTTCCGCGGCAAGGTCACCCCGGACCAGGGCTACCACTAG
- a CDS encoding DUF2474 domain-containing protein yields MAVDNPEKKPLWQRLGWLLAIWTGSVLALGVVSYLLRLFMNAAGLSTP; encoded by the coding sequence ATGGCTGTGGACAACCCCGAGAAGAAACCCCTGTGGCAGCGCCTGGGCTGGCTGCTAGCGATCTGGACCGGCAGCGTCCTGGCCCTGGGCGTGGTGTCGTACCTGCTGCGCCTGTTCATGAATGCGGCGGGGCTGAGCACGCCCTGA
- a CDS encoding methyltransferase, whose amino-acid sequence MPQLLTPFGQLDLVRVPDQPNDPLQAFDAADEYLLGHLHEQAPDAATRVLVLNDSFGALAASLAPHVQVTSSGDSHLGFLGLQRNLARNGLATDAVRFVPASEPIDGTFDRVLVRVPKTLALMEEQLIRLQARLAPGATVVAAGMVKHLPHAAGDLLEKYIGPMQASLAVKKARLLVATAAGRPAARSPYPTRYQLDEPRLELLNHANVFCREGLDIGTRAFLPHLPRRLDATRVADLGCGNGVLGIAYALANPEAQLTLVDESYMAVQSAVDNWRAALGERPVEIRPGDGLAEQPAGSLDLVLCNPPFHQQQVVGDFLAWRMFVQARDALVTGGELWIVGNRHLGYHAKLKRLYRGVEQIAATPKFVILKASK is encoded by the coding sequence ATGCCCCAACTGCTCACCCCTTTCGGCCAGCTCGACCTGGTCCGCGTTCCCGACCAGCCGAACGACCCGCTGCAGGCCTTCGACGCCGCCGACGAGTACCTGCTCGGCCACCTGCACGAACAGGCGCCCGACGCCGCCACCCGGGTGCTGGTGCTCAACGACAGCTTCGGCGCCCTGGCCGCCAGCCTGGCGCCGCACGTGCAGGTCACCAGCAGCGGCGACTCGCACCTGGGCTTCCTCGGCCTGCAACGCAACCTCGCGCGCAACGGCCTGGCCACCGACGCGGTGCGCTTCGTGCCGGCCAGCGAACCGATCGACGGCACCTTCGACCGCGTGCTGGTCCGCGTGCCCAAGACCCTGGCGCTGATGGAAGAGCAACTGATCCGCCTGCAGGCTCGCCTGGCGCCCGGCGCCACGGTGGTGGCCGCCGGCATGGTCAAGCACCTGCCCCACGCCGCCGGCGACCTGCTGGAGAAGTACATCGGCCCGATGCAGGCCTCGCTGGCGGTGAAGAAGGCCCGCCTGCTGGTGGCCACGGCGGCGGGCCGACCGGCCGCCCGCTCGCCCTACCCGACCCGCTACCAGCTCGACGAACCGCGCCTCGAGCTGCTCAACCACGCCAACGTGTTCTGCCGCGAAGGCCTGGACATCGGCACCCGCGCCTTCCTCCCGCACCTGCCCAGGCGCCTGGACGCCACCCGCGTGGCCGACCTCGGCTGCGGCAATGGCGTGCTCGGCATCGCCTACGCCCTGGCCAACCCGGAAGCGCAGCTGACGCTGGTGGATGAGTCGTACATGGCCGTGCAATCGGCTGTGGATAACTGGCGCGCGGCCCTGGGCGAGCGCCCGGTGGAGATCCGCCCCGGCGACGGCCTCGCCGAGCAGCCGGCCGGCTCGCTGGACCTGGTGCTGTGCAACCCGCCCTTCCACCAGCAGCAGGTGGTGGGCGACTTCCTCGCCTGGCGCATGTTCGTGCAGGCGCGCGATGCGCTGGTCACCGGCGGAGAGCTGTGGATAGTCGGCAACCGCCACCTGGGCTACCACGCCAAGCTCAAGCGCCTGTACCGCGGCGTCGAACAGATCGCCGCCACGCCCAAGTTCGTGATCCTCAAGGCCAGCAAATAG